From Drosophila yakuba strain Tai18E2 chromosome 2L, Prin_Dyak_Tai18E2_2.1, whole genome shotgun sequence, one genomic window encodes:
- the LOC6527496 gene encoding NADH dehydrogenase [ubiquinone] 1 beta subcomplex subunit 9 has translation MAQVPSAIVSHKRQVCSLYKRALRNLEAWYDRRNVYRYRAVQLRARFDENKSKDLGEGIRLLACGQRELFETKHFQPRNFANSAGGCAFEREVIPPDWVLDYWHPLEKAQYPEYFAKREQRKKEFVTWWEKQYGKPDPKDLGHH, from the exons TGCAGCCTTTACAAGCGGGCACTGCGCAACCTGGAGGCGTGGTACGACCGCCG CAATGTCTACCGCTACCGCGCTGTGCAGCTGCGTGCCCGCTTTGACGAGAACAAATCCAAGGATCTGGGCGAGGGCATCCGACTCCTGGCCTGTGGACAAAGGGAGCTTTTCGAGACGAAGCATTTCCAGCCCCgaaact TTGCCAACAGTGCCGGTGGCTGTGCTTTCGAACGAGAGGTGATTCCCCCCGACTGGGTGCTGGACTACTGGCATCCCCTGGAGAAGGCCCAGTACCCCGAGTACTTCGCCAAGCGGGAGCAGCGCAAGAAGGAGTTTGTGACCTGGTGGGAGAAGCAGTACGGCAAGCCCGACCCCAAGGACCTGGGACACCACTAA
- the LOC6527495 gene encoding DET1- and DDB1-associated protein 1 encodes MSVRDFIKGLPIHDSSNFTHLSNEHGIRTSQKRASVYLPTEDEHSEQLIVMDKRCVLLRYLTQQWDKKTLQRKREHGGESGNGNGNSSTPNGNSTNSKKRPRLDPNELN; translated from the coding sequence ATGTCCGTAAGAGACTTTATCAAGGGTCTGCCCATTCACGACTCGAGCAATTTCACCCACTTAAGCAATGAGCACGGGATTCGAACCTCGCAGAAACGGGCCTCCGTCTACCTGCCCACCGAGGACGAGCATTCCGAGCAGCTGATCGTAATGGACAAGCGATGTGTCCTGCTGCGCTACCTCACACAGCAGTGGGACAAGAAGACGCTTCAGCGGAAGAGGGAGCACGGCGGCGAGTCGGgaaacggcaacggcaacagctCCACTCCCAACGGCAATAGCACCAACAGCAAAAAGCGCCCACGCTTAGATCCCAACGAGCTAAATTGA
- the LOC6527494 gene encoding immunoglobulin-binding protein 1, whose protein sequence is MAEGNTAGGEDQKLSDIFLKGWNIFDELEVTDLPFNGSEFQNKVKTAMGLFEQATVIVNQVSMFSANELIDEVSTESLPFMLLPYFLGKLTTKINSPTSTHSLELGEIYFKDHLQRCQEYDLCAAPKSQVAKTDSQAEKGEQRELMEAAFNRNDKIAQYRRMKEIDEYMARMRDAVKNKTADDEDKRVFFLKYLDKSIIDSKQELESLGVMKQLAQMRLARLAGGEADNEMDSFRPSNQNQSSASSTSRGHGHSHGPGHHHHHQQAPKPKPLQPFIITRNATQKAVFGLGYPSLPIMTVDEFYQQRVDEGIFPDEEKVAKMNQAQAIAAARDPNEQEDEEKAVEELQAEQDDPEYIDRMRRMDEYKDVVRRGDGNRHNRS, encoded by the exons ATGGCTGAGGGTAATACCGCTGGCGGAGAGGACCAAAAGCTGTCGGACATCTTTTTAAAGGGCTGGAACATATTCGACGAGCTAGAAGTTACCGATCTGCCCTTCAATGGCAGTGAGTTTCAG AACAAAGTAAAGACGGCAATGGGCCTATTCGAGCAGGCCACGGTCATTGTTAACCAGGTTAGCATGTTCAGTGCCAATGAGTTGATCGACGAGGTGTCCACAGAATCGCTACCCTTCATGCTGCTCCCCTACTTCCTAGGCAAGCTGACCACAAAGATCAACAGCCCTACCAGCACACACTCCTTAGAGCTGGGCGAGATTTACTTCAAGGACCACCTGCAACGCTGCCAGGAGTATGACCTCTGTGCAGCGCCCAAATCTCAGGTGGCTAAGACGGATAGCCAGGCGGAAAAAGGCGAGCAGCGCGAGCTGATGGAGGCGGCCTTCAATAGAAACGACAAAATAGCCCAGTATCGCCGGATGAAGGAGATTGACGAGTATATGGCCAGAATGCGCGATGCAGTCAAGAACAAAACGGCCGACGATGAGGATAAGCGCGTGTTTTTCCTCAAGTACTTGGACAAGAGCATAATAGACTCCAAGCAGGAATTGGAATCGTTGGGCGTAATGAAGCAGCTGGCCCAGATGCGCCTTGCCCGATTGGCTGGTGGCGAAGCTGACAACGAAATGGATTCGTTCCGTCCATCCAATCAGAATCAATCTTCTGCATCGTCCACCTCCCGCGGTCATGGTCACAGTCACGGACCAGGacatcaccaccatcatcagCAGGCCCCTAAGCCAAAGCCCCTACAGCCCTTCATCATAACACGTAATGCCACCCAGAAGGCGGTGTTTGGCTTGGGATACCCCAGTTTGCCCATTATGACTGTGGATGAGTTTTACCAGCAACGCGTCGACGAGGGAATCTTTCCCGACGAGGAGAAGGTAGCCAAGATGAATCAAGCACAGGCCATCGCGGCCGCCCGCGATCCCAACGAGCAGGAGGACGAGGAGAAGGCCGTTGAGGAGTTGCAAGCGGAGCAGGATGATCCCGAGTATATAGACCGCATGAGACGCATGGATGAGTACAAGGATGTGGTGCGTCGCGGGGACGGTAATCGTCATAACCGTAGTTAA
- the LOC6527493 gene encoding glutaredoxin 3, with amino-acid sequence MPVVNVSAAEEYQKYIDADKTTVALFAADWAEQCGQVKDALEELAKITGEKLQFISLNAEQFPEISMKHQIEAVPTVIFFAKGSAVDRVDGVDIAAISAKSKKLAESASSAAATGQTLEERLKALINTAPLMIFMKGDRNGPRCGFSKQLIGIVNETNLPYETFDILGDEEVRQGLKTYSDWPTYPQVYVKGELIGGLDIIKELLANNELESTLKG; translated from the exons atGCCCGTGGTGAACGTCTCGGCGGCCGAGGAGTACCAGAAGTACATTGATGCGGATAAGACGACAGTGGCGCTATTCGCCGCCGACTGGGCAGAGCAATGTGGTCAGGTGAAAGACgcgctggaggagctggccaagattACTGGCGAAAAACTGCAGTTCATCAGCCTAAACGCTGAACAATTCCCGGAGATTTCCATGAAGCATCAG ATCGAAGCCGTGCCAACAGTAATTTTCTTCGCCAAGGGCTCCGCCGTAGACCGCGTCGATGGTGTGGACATTGCCGCCATTAGCGCCAAATCCAAAAAGTTGGCCGAAAGCGCCAGCAGCGCGGCGGCAACAGGACAAACGCTGGAGGAACGCCTAAAGGCGCTTATCAATACGGCTCCGCTGATGATCTTCATGAAGGGCGACCGAAATGGACCGCGTTGCGGATTCTCCAAGCAGCTCATTGGCATTGTAAATGAAACAAA CTTGCCGTACGAGACATTTGACATCCTCGGCGACGAAGAAGTGCGTCAGGGCCTTAAGACCTACTCAGACTGGCCCACATATCCCCAGGTGTACGTCAAGGGTGAACTTATCGGCGGACTCGACATTATCAAGGAACTGCTGGCGAACAATGAGCTCGAGTCCACGCTCAAGGGCTAA
- the LOC6527492 gene encoding ribosomal RNA processing protein 1 homolog, with protein MVTRKKPVKRNAEAAEIQVEEEEEATQPKVAKELMVVAQEVKIIRALACNDVVERNRQIRILRKWFKARAGSSFPFNEDDFMRIWKGLYYTMWMSDKPLVQEELAEQLAQMVDSFGGNTACSLAYFSAFMRTMCQEYFGIDQWRMDKFLMLTRRMVRYLLRLLKQNNWEPDLIASFNSSMQLSVLSEQPKSRGMTMHYLDVFFEELAKAADGEITAAQVNLFLRPFVTYIATQRDAKLVAQCRTRVLYHLLYQSDLGREYSEKYNAWKLMGFPTASIDDIEKLDSGFDEEDDEGNAEEEQPRATSLDPRAGNVDVHMPELPLNADCVLDELQTQLRTNDFNSKRRKGLRKIIQIFETYKGGEFPLGVRTMPKVEGQTLSEMVEQKVTALDKMEDEVFGTGRKLKKLNKSKRKRLLQSINFEEVDEHNYDEVISKALPPELQKKVNHNAKVRSSINDAWVVEEVKETDTSAAKPKSKKAKKEESPEPKKDDQTKVKKKSQLKPKKDHSKPKKEEQTTSKAQKEEPAKPKKVDHPKPKEEQSKLTVEQPTPPPKEEGPSKAKPTPKSKAAGNDDDATTSTPQPANGWDAPLEAGEQDIFVPSRKLQLKQANSKLQKSTPKQPARIQFATPQTGSAKRVRIVTKSNCVYPKSDYYRQLKLSPQVPYDAERLPGKSALKPHVLPGPIHPNFKAKRLFNDTL; from the coding sequence ATGGTGACGCGCAAGAAGCCAGTTAAGCGCAACGCCGAGGCGGCCGAAATCCAGGtcgaagaggaggaggaggcgacGCAGCCGAAGGTGGCCAAGGAGCTGATGGTGGTTGCCCAGGAGGTGAAAATCATTCGTGCCCTTGCCTGCAACGATGTGGTGGAGCGGAATCGCCAGATCCGCATTCTACGCAAATGGTTCAAGGCGCGGGCCGGTAGCTCCTTCCCCTTCAACGAGGACGACTTCATGCGCATCTGGAAGGGATTGTACTACACAATGTGGATGTCAGACAAGCCGCTGGTACAGGAGGAGCTGGCCGAGCAATTGGCCCAAATGGTGGACAGCTTCGGCGGCAATACGGCCTGCAGTCTGGCCTACTTTAGTGCGTTTATGCGCACAATGTGCCAGGAGTACTTTGGCATAGACCAATGGCGAATGGACAAGTTTTTGATGCTCACCCGCCGCATGGTGCGATATCTACTGAGACTGCTCAAACAGAACAACTGGGAGCCGGACCTGATCGCCTCCTTCAATAGCAGCATGCAGCTGTCCGTGCTGTCAGAGCAACCCAAAAGTCGTGGCATGACCATGCACTACCTAGACGTTTTCTTTGAGGAGCTGGCCAAGGCGGCCGATGGTGAGATCACCGCTGCTCAGGTCAATCTGTTTTTGCGTCCGTTTGTCACCTACATTGCTACACAACGCGATGCTAAGCTGGTGGCACAGTGCCGCACAAGGGTGCTCTATCATCTCCTGTACCAGAGCGACTTGGGACGAGAGTACAGCGAAAAGTACAATGCCTGGAAGCTGATGGGCTTCCCCACCGCCTCCATTGATGATATCGAGAAACTAGATTCTGGATTTGATGAGGAGGATGACGAGGGCAAcgccgaggaggagcagccgcGGGCCACATCCTTGGATCCGCGAGCGGGTAACGTAGATGTACACATGCCAGAGCTGCCGCTCAACGCTGATTGCGTTCTGGATGAACTGCAGACGCAGCTACGCACCAACGATTTTAACAGCAAGAGACGCAAGGGACTGCGCAAAATTATCCAGATCTTTGAGACATACAAGGGAGGTGAGTTCCCACTGGGCGTGAGGACAATGCCAAAGGTGGAGGGACAAACTCTGTCGGAAATGGTGGAGCAAAAAGTGACTGCCTTAGATAAGATGGAGGACGAGGTCTTTGGAACTGGAAGAAAACTGAAGAAGCTCAACAAGTCCAAGCGCAAACGCCTTCTCCAGTCCATTAACTTTGAGGAGGTGGACGAGCACAACTACGATGAGGTTATTAGCAAGGCCCTGCCTCCTGAGTTGCAGAAGAAGGTGAATCACAACGCAAAGGTGCGTTCCAGCATAAACGACGCCTGGGTAGTAGAAGAGGTCAAAGAGACCGATACATCGGCTGCCAAGCCCAAGTCGAAGAAGGCAAAAAAGGAAGAATCGCCCGAGCCGAAGAAAGATGACCAGACGAAGGTGAAGAAGAAAAGCCAGCTTAAGCCCAAGAAGGACCACTCTAAGCCCAAGAAAGAGGAGCAAACTACTTCCAAGGCACAGAAGGAAGAGCCTGCGAAGCCCAAGAAAGTTGACCACCCTAAGCCCAAGGAGGAGCAGTCCAAGCTGACAGTGGAGCAGCCCACGCCCCCACCCAAGGAGGAGGGGCCGTCCAAGGCCAAGCCGACACCCAAATCGAAAGCTGCCggtaatgatgatgatgcaaCAACCTCTACCCCGCAGCCAGCCAACGGCTGGGATGCCCCTTTAGAGGCCGGTGAGCAGGACATCTTTGTTCCCTCTCGAAAGCTGCAACTGAAGCAGGCCAACAGTAAGCTGCAGAAGTCCACACCCAAGCAGCCTGCGCGTATACAGTTTGCGACTCCACAAACTGGCAGTGCCAAGCGTGTGCGGATCGTGACCAAGAGCAACTGCGTCTACCCCAAGAGCGATTACTACCGACAGCTGAAGCTGTCTCCGCAGGTGCCCTACGACGCAGAACGTTTGCCTGGCAAGAGTGCCCTTAAGCCACACGTGTTACCAGGACCGATTCATCCGAACTTCAAGGCCAAGCGCCTGTTCAACGACACTCTGTGA
- the LOC6527491 gene encoding phenoloxidase-activating factor 2, translated as MCFYRILVICLLGSLVPSILAFKSCGPEKHCVPYEQCNEGLLVDGKFYQDRSRTILDENCHYMEKCCNIHDTLPTPEVPEEVMSCPCGGRHDLWYYLRPLGYKQQEARFGEFPWLVAVYGADAYLCSGALITPLAVLTTAHCVQNTDSAKVRVLAGEWDAAVELEPQPHQERSVVELLVHPNYTQMPLAHNIAILLVDKEKPFQLSSNVQPICLPPPRMLYNYSQCYVSGWQRGDFGGSAILPKRWTLYVLPPNQCRTKLRLSLLGRRHAHNDSLLCAGGDKGDFVCGDVDMTAVPLMCPLSGHSDRFLLAGLLARTARCDGPQLLGIYTNVKLYRQWIDLKLRERNLDIRHYMV; from the exons ATGTGCTTCTACCGGATTTTGGTGATATGTCTTCTGGGCTCCCTAGTGCCCTCGATATTGGCTTTCAAGAGCTGCGGACCGGAAAAGCACTGCGTTCCATACGAGCAGTGCAACGAGGGCTTGCTGGTGGACGGAAAGTTCTATCAGGATCGCAGTAGAACGATTTTGGACGAGAACTGTCATTATATGGAAAAGTGCTGCAATATTCACGATACA CTCCCGACACCGGAAGTTCCTGAGGAGGTGATGAGCTGCCCGTGCGGAGGCCGACATGATCTCTGGTACTACCTTCGACCGCTGGGATATAAACAGCAGGAGGCCAGGTTCGGGGAGTTTCCCTGGCTGGTGGCGGTCTACGGGGCGGATGCCTATCTCTGCAGCGGGGCACTTATCACTCCGCTGGCGGTGCTCACCACGGCACACTGTGTCCAAAATACGGACTCGGCGAAGGTTCGTGTGTTGGCCGGGGAATGGGATGCCGCCGTGGAGCTGGAGCCCCAGCCGCACCAGGAAAGATCGGTGGTTGAGCTATTAGTGCATCCCAATTACACTCAAATGCCACTCGCCCACAACATAGCGATCCTTCTGGTGGACAAGGAGAAACCGTTCCAACTGTCTTCTAATGTGCAGCCCATCTGCCTGCCGCCTCCGCGAATGTTGTACAACTACAGCCAGTGCTATGTGTCCGGTTGGCAGAGAGGCGATTTTGGGGGATCGGCGATCCTGCCCAAGCGTTGGACCCTCTACGTCCTGCCACCCAATCAATGCAGGACCAAGTTGCGACTGTCCCTTTTGGGGCgacgccacgcccacaatgaCAGCCTTCTGTGTGCCGGTGGCGACAAGGGCGACTTCGTCTGCGGTGATGTGGACATGACCGCAGTGCCGCTGATGTGTCCTCTTTCCGGCCACAGTGATCGGTTCCTCCTGGCCGGTCTCCTGGCGCGGACAGCTCGCTGCGATGGCCCGCAACTTCTTGGAATTTACACGAATGTCAAGTTGTACCGGCAGTGGATAGATCTGAAGCTACGGGAACGCAATCTTGATATACGCCACTACATGGTGTAA
- the LOC6527489 gene encoding uncharacterized protein LOC6527489, with amino-acid sequence MLNSRSPPQYKQQSPGGSVGSVGSVGSTSSTSQLLGHYQSAYGQQAHSHACYQHHLQQQHQHQQQQQQLQPHQQKQQQQQQHHHHHHHGARTSLTPTMKRGKKQWGTRERSGMSFLIVITFFAVFGLIILTEVFMIDERTHSGMLAMRAGGGGGASLGGRMGDSMPDYDNVKEDYDLLDAGFLSDNKLGFVQLRDNKLKIQEAAGADGQRLAGMLLNGGGGGGAGPFGVNVPLIPWGQVLPDKVEETLPHFPFGTRPTDGAWQVVNGTRFKFFVYSAYFDRREGARLVRVVGATKTRGPERVWCRFWYGPSSGNGTDAGASSSSARAKFSSATVMARVKIIRENWNLKYSACFILCPVRTPPLAVPHFVSVVSRLRAPPGNLLTLRNTDQDADFAVSPARNSSARRGLPVGRPPPSGDNIPDRIAICVKPLHFNYDQALYLMEYLEFYALLGVSHFTFYNHTLGPHASCVLENYQQGLVPGNLTAHDLEPLTPAEVANNATPRVLRTQYQRPTVSILPWNLRMRSQKEIRTEGLFAALNDCLYRTMYRYKYLALVDLDEFIVPRYSDTLNDLIGSLNQRFRNRNTGAYSFQNAFYYLQFADDSLASSGIEGGNDQLAKVRANLVTQRKTRRRYKLHPQKQRSKYICKPEAVVEAGNHFVWEFAPGKGSLNVPPKEAILQHYRVCEFGGNDCIKAPSIVDRTTTKYVNRLVQRVDAVYRHLRQRCDLPALPPLPKTKENSQEKPIEVTKERPKENTNEKTKEKPQEKHKDNPKLLEQKRKSGATTNESLIKGVATATATTTTKATTKGAATKQQQSNPVTTPTRTTTRTSTTPKLSMPSANVRKKRKLIVFEINDLGVPVARVEYQ; translated from the exons ATGCTGAATAGCCGGAGCCCCCCACAGTACAAGCAGCAATCCCCGGGGGGCTCCGTTGGCTCCGTTGGCTCCGTCGGTTCCACCAGCTCCACGTCCCAGCTGCTGGGTCACTACCAATCCGCCTACGGACAGCAGGCTCACTCGCACGCCTGCTATCAGCACcacttgcagcagcaacatcagcatcagcagcagcagcagcagctgcagccgcatcaacagaagcagcagcagcagcagcagcaccaccatcatcaccaccacgGAGCACGGACATCCCTCACCCCCACCATGAAGCGGGGCAAGAAGCAGTGGGGCACCAGGGAGAGATCCGGCATGAGCTTCCTCATCGTCATCACCTTCTTCGCCGTCTTTGGATTAATCATTCTAACGGAG GTCTTCATGATCGACGAGCGCACCCACAGCGGCATGTTGGCGATGAGGGCGGGTGGCGGGGGCGGTGCCAGCCTGGGCGGACGGATGGGCGACTCGATGCCGGATTATGATAATGTTAAG GAGGATTACGATCTACTGGATGCCGGCTTTTTGAGTGATAATAAATTAGGATTCGTGCAGCTGCGCgacaataaattgaaaattcaag AAGCCGCAGGCGCCGATGGCCAGCGCCTCGCCGGAATGCTTCTCaatggcggtggcggtggcggagCAGGTCCGTTCGGCGTGAATGTACCGCTCATACCCTGGGGCCAGGTGCTGCCGGACAAGGTGGAGGAGACCCTGCCCCACTTCCCGTTTGGCACACGGCCCACCGATGGCGCCTGGCAGGTTGTCAACGGCACCCGCTTCAAATTCTTTGTCTACTCCGCCTACTTCGACCGGCGCGAAGGAGCCCGCCTGGTGCGAGTGGTGGGCGCCACCAAGACCCGGGGTCCGGAGCGGGTGTGGTGCCGATTCTGGTACGGACCGAGTTCTGGCAATGGCACCGATGCGggtgcctcctcctcctcggcaCGTGCCAAGTTTTCCTCGGCCACTGTGATGGCTCGCGTCAAG ATTATCCGTGAGAACTGGAATCTGAAGTACAGCGCCTGTTTTATCCTGTGTCCAGTACGAACTCCTCCCCTGGCAGTTCCCCACTTCGTGAGCGTGGTATCCCGCCTGCGTGCTCCGCCAGGCAATTTGCTGACCCTGCGGAACACCGACCAGGATGCGGACTTTGCGGTGAGCCCGGCGCGTAATTCGAGTGCCAGGAGAGGATTGCCTGTGGGTCGTCCACCGCCGAGTGGCGATAACATACCCGATCGCATAGCTATCTGCGTGAAACCCTTGCACTTCAACTACGACCAGGCGCTGTATCTGATGGAGTACTTGGAGTTCTATGCCCTACTGGGTGTGTCCCACTTCACCTTCTACAACCACACCTTGGGACCCCACGCCTCCTGCGTCCTGGAGAACTATCAACAGGGTCTGGTGCCCGGCAATCTGACCGCCCACGATCTGGAGCCACTGACGCCAGCGGAGGTAGCCAACAATGCCACTCCCCGGGTTCTCAGGACACAATATCAGCGACCCACGGTCAGCATCCTGCCGTGGAatctgcgcatgcgcagccaGAAGGAGATCCGAACCGAAGGTCTCTTTGCGGCCCTGAACGACTGCCTCTACCGCACCATGTATCGCTACAAGTATCTGGCTTTGGTGGATCTGGACGAGTTCATTGTGCCACGCTACTCGGATACGTTAAATGACCTCATTGG GTCCCTAAATCAGCGATTCCGCAATCGCAACACGGGAGCCTATTCCTTCCAGAACGCCTTCTACTATCTTCAGTTTGCGGATGACAGCCTGGCTAGTTCTGGAATAGAGGGTGGCAATGACCAGCTGGCGAAAGTACGGGCCAATCTAGTCACTCAACGGAAAACACGGAG GCGATATAAGCTGCACCCTCAGAAGCAACGATCCAAGTACATCTGTAAGCCAGAGGCAGTTGTCGAGGCGGGCAACCACTTCGTTTGGGAATTCGCACCTGGCAAGGGTTCCCTCAACGTGCCGCCAAAGGAGGCCATTCTGCAGCATTATCGG GTCTGCGAATTCGGAGGCAACGACTGCATCAAGGCGCCTTCGATTGTAGATCGAACGACCACAAAGTATGTGAATCGCTTGGTCCAGCGGGTGGATGCAGTGTATCGTCATCTGCGCCAGCGTTGCGATCTACCAGCTCTGCCGCCGCTGCCCAAGACCAAGGAGAATTCACAGGAGAAACCCATAGAAGTGACCAAGGAGAGACCCAAGGAAAATACTAACGAAAAGACTAAAGAAAAGCCCCAGGAAAAGCACAAGGATAATCCCAAATTGCTGGAGCAAAAGAGAAAATCGGGTGCAACAACGAATGAGAGTTTAATCAAAGGAGtggccacagccacagccacaacAACGACGAAGGCAACAACGAAAGGAGCGGCAacgaagcagcagcagtccaACCCAGTCACCACACCCACAAGGACCACGACCAGGACATCGACGACACCCAAGCTATCGATGCCATCGGCCAATGTGCGCAAGAAACGGAAGCTCATTGTCTTCGAGATCAATGATTTGGGGGTGCCCGTGGCCAGGGTGGAGTACCAATGA
- the LOC6527488 gene encoding uncharacterized protein LOC6527488, with protein sequence MHSTKSAVFLLALAISASCVVATPHLEILNDVFEAFNTTGQQIISGLVDATKNGTAIAGEFLDSIRNSSAQYTHETVEFAHKIADAVHRAATEGISDFSEALRAAIDRLHQEIDRVRNILQRQTLKNALAKLQTINAAVTDLEIAVNNLNDRIDEKKEQYSLIIQEKWSQWGDAQLKRVDEQTNGVGNEEAEEILDELVSRYSAYLHSCLEELQAQQASYEQNVHEAVVKYHNATNNLAAQIELCAESNLNFLSCSYGINRALRGLASAPADLISLKLQGIRLLAIGLNASGCVGQTLAQYELEKPSVERELDEIIRSYQEQNSSTDDDSNSDNETTTVSEESS encoded by the coding sequence ATGCATTCGACCAAGTCAGCCGTGTTCCTTCTCGCCTTGGCCATCAGCGCCAGCTGCGTGGTGGCCACACCGCATCTGGAAATCTTGAATGATGTCTTCGAAGCCTTCAACACGACTGGGCAGCAAATCATCAGTGGGCTCGTGGATGCCACCAAGAATGGCACGGCCATAGCTGGCGAGTTCCTGGACAGCATAAGGAACTCCTCCGCCCAGTACACCCACGAAACGGTGGAGTTTGCCCATAAAATCGCAGATGCTGTTCATAGAGCCGCCACCGAGGGAATCTCCGACTTCTCGGAAGCTCTGCGGGCTGCCATCGACAGATTGCACCAGGAGATTGATCGGGTGAGAAACATCCTGCAGCGACAGACGCTTAAGAATGCCCTCGCAAAACTGCAGACCATAAATGCAGCCGTAACTGATCTGGAAATTGCCGTGAATAACCTCAATGATAGGATCGACGAGAAGAAAGAACAGTATTCCCTCATAATCCAGGAGAAGTGGAGCCAGTGGGGTGACGCCCAATTGAAGCGAGTGGATGAGCAGACGAACGGAGTTGGCAACGAGGAGGCCGAGGAGATCCTTGATGAGCTGGTCTCTCGGTATTCCGCATATCTGCACAGCTGCCTGGAGGAGCTGCAAGCGCAGCAAGCCTCGTATGAGCAAAATGTCCATGAGGCCGTCGTGAAATACCATAATGCCACCAACAATCTGGCTGCCCAGATCGAGCTCTGCGCCGAGTCCAACCTTAACTTCCTGTCCTGCAGCTATGGCATCAATAGGGCGCTACGCGGACTCGCCTCGGCTCCCGCGGACCTTATCAGCCTGAAGCTCCAGGGAATCCGACTGCTGGCCATCGGCCTGAATGCCAGTGGCTGTGTGGGCCAGACCCTGGCCCAGTACGAGCTGGAGAAGCCCAGCGTGGAGCGTGAGCTGGATGAGATCATCAGGAGTTACCAGGAGCAGAATAGCTCCACCGATGACGACTCTAATTCTGATAACGAAACGACCACCGTGAGTGAAGAATCCTCGTAG